One Apostichopus japonicus isolate 1M-3 chromosome 14, ASM3797524v1, whole genome shotgun sequence genomic window carries:
- the LOC139979560 gene encoding prokineticin receptor 2-like: MASINYDMMSSGKDLFDYNGSSMASDYYGSSVPVSPYLERNLSVKMFLTVSFTLNFVVCGIGDTFLCVLILRHQRLRSVTNLLIANLAVSDVIVAIICVPIKLVYFLRMTWVGGEVLCILVATLQIVSLYVSVNTLLVIAVDRFIGIFWPLRPRLKKSTLLFIIVAIWVVSFLVALPTPLFAGVQSGTHGGRQVNLCQEHWFDRRLAKAYVCFITVTEFLLPFFLMGFIYFSIAQRLWFHRTLPGNQTDQNREISLIRKRKTIPTLITVVVAFFFCWAPYYCYNLALQFDSSGAGDDESLLSTYFIVESVAMLNSVISTIIYLFMSPIFRAELVNLWKPLMYGQRFERRLKYESQRHGRYHISSRTGSNISHTKNGSLNVVRKSSHETGEARL; this comes from the exons ATGGCGTCGATAAATTACGATATGATGTCGTCCGGGAAGGACCTTTTTGACTACAATGGATCGTCTATGGCTAGCGACTACTATGGTTCATCGGTTCCAGTCAGTCCttacctggaaaggaatctttCTGTTAAGATGTTTCTCACCGTATCTTTTACACTTAACTTCGTTGTCTGTGGGATAGGAGATACCTTTCTTTGCGTGTTGATATTACGTCATCAGAGACTCCGATCAGTGACGAACCTGTTGATAGCAAACTTGGCTGTTTCGGATGTCATTGTGGCCATCATTTGTGTCCCAATAAAACTGGTCTATTTTCTTCGGATGACCTGGGTCGGAGGTGAAGTATTATGCATATTAGTCGCGACGCTTCAGATCGTCTCTCTCTACGTCTCGGTAAATACACTCTTGGTCATAGCCGTCGATAG atttatcggtatcttcTGGCCACTCCGACCACGTCTAAAGAAGTCAACACTATTGTTCATCATCGTTGCGATATGGGTCGTGTCTTTTCTCGTGGCCCTACCGACACCGCTATTCGCCGGCGTGCAATCAGGGACCCATGGCGGGCGCCAAGTTAACCTTTGCCAGGAACACTGGTTCGACAGAAGACTCGCTAAAGCGTACGTGTGTTTCATTACTGTTACCGAGTTCTTGCTGCCTTTCTTCCTCATGGGCTTTATTTACTTCAGCATCGCCCAACGGTTATGGTTCCATCGGACATTGCCGGGAAACCAGACCGACCAGAACCGGGAGATCAGTTTGATCCGCAAACGGAAGACCATCCCGACATTGATCACGGTCGTGGTCGCGTTCTTCTTCTGTTGGGCGCCATATTATTGTTATAATCTCGCCTTACAGTTCGATTCTTCGGGAGCAGGTGACGACGAGTCACTTCTATCGACTTATTTCATCGTCGAAAGTGTAGCCATGTTGAACTCAGTGATCAGTAccattatttacttatttatgaGTCCAATTTTCCGCGCCGAACTCGTCAACCTTTGGAAGCCCCTGATGTACGGACAGAGATTTGAGAGGCGGTTAAAATACGAATCACAGAGGCATGGCAGATATCACATATCGTCTCGTACAGGAAGTAACATCTCACACACGAAGAACGGTTCATTGAATGTCGTCCGTAAGAGTTCTCATGAGACCGGAGAGGCGCGTCTTTAA